Below is a genomic region from Deinococcus arcticus.
CGCAGCTCGGCCACGGCGGCCTCGTGGGTCCAGGCGCGCTTGTAGGGCCGCTCACTGGTCAGGGCGTCATACACGTCGCACAGGGCGAACAGCCGCCCCTCCACGCTGATCCTCTCAGCCTGCTTCCCCGCCGGGTAGCCGCGCCCGCTCCAGTGCTCGTGGTGGTCCTGAATGACGTTCAGGGCCACTGGAGGCAAAAAGGCCAGGGCGCGGGCAAAGCGCTCGCCGGCTTCCACATGCGAGCGCATGGTGGCCCACTCCTCATCGGTCAGTCGCCCGGGTTTGAGCAGCACCGCGTCGGGAATGGCAATCTTGCCAATGTCGTGCAGGTAGGCGCCCCAGCGCAGCGCCTCCAGGTGGTCGCCTGCCCAGCCCAGGCTCTGGGCGGCGCGCAGGGCCAGCCGGGTCACGCGGTCGGTGTGGCCGTGGGTTTCGCCGTCGCGCGCTTCGAGCATCAGGCCCAGGGCGCGCAGGGCCGCCTCGCGGGTCTGCCGGGCGTCCTCCTCGGCAGCCAGTCGCCCGGACAGCGCCGCCACCGTGCCCGACACCAGGGTGAACAGCGCCACCTCGGCCGGCTGCCAGCAGTGTGGGCTGAGGGTGTGCATCAGGAACGCGCCCAGCAGCCGGCCATCGCTGGCCCGCACCGGGGCCGCCGCCACACTGGCCACGCCGAGTTCGGGAAAGCCGGCGGTTACGGCGCTGGCCCGCGTGTCGTCCACGAACAGGGGCGCCCCGGCGCGCAGCGCCTGCAGCAGGGGCGTGTCCACCGGCAGGCCGTGGGCGGCAATGGCCTCCATACCGGCCGTGGCAGGCATCTCGCCCGTGGCGGCGCGCACCCGGTACGCCAGATCCAGGCTTTCCAGCTGAAAGTACGCCGAGCCCACAGCGGCCGTGTCGCTGACCAGTTTTTCCAGGGTGGGGGTCACGCCGGCCGCCAGGGTGCGCGCTGCCAGCACCAGCCCGGTCAGGTGAAGCATCTCTTGGGCGGCGCGTTCGCCCGCCGGGGTGTGGTCATAAGCGGCCGGGCCCGTCATGGACAGCAGTTTAGATTCAGCGTTCTTTCAGAACTCCTTCACCTGGGGCCTGCAGCAGGGCCTGCGCCGTGCGGTCATCCACGATCAGGGTGCGCAGCAGCCCGCCCGCCAGCGCCGCGCGCAGCGCCGCCACCTTGCCCAGCCCGCTGACCACGCACAGGCTCTGGGGCGCGCGCCGGATCAGGGTCAGGGCGGGGCCGCTGCTGCGCGCATTGATGGGCAGGCCAGCCGAGGTGCCGTCGGCCCGGAAGAACACGGTGGCAATGTCGCCTGCCACTCCCTGGGCCTGCAGTTCGTGGCGGTCGGCGGCCGTCAGCGCGCCGGCAGCGTACACGTGGCTGGGCACCTGGGCCGCTGGCGAGCCCACCGAGTACAGCAGCACGTCGGCGCGGGCCTGAAGTGCCAGCACATGCTGCACGCTGCGTTCGCGCCACATGGCCGCGCGGGTGGTGGGGTCGTCGAAGAAGGTGGGCACGGGAAACAACCACGCACGCGCTCCAAACGCCCGGGCAAAGCGGGTCATGGTGTCGGTCACCAGGCCATCGTGAAAATCCAGGGCGCTGGCGCTGCCGTTGAGCTGCACAATCTGCAGTTCGGGCACCGGGCGTGGGGTCAGGGCGCGCGACACGGCGCCCACAGTGGTGCCCCAGGCCAGCCCCAGCACCTGCCCCGGGCGCAGGGTCTCTTCCAGTCGCCGCGCGGCGGCCACTGCCACCCGCTCCAGCCACGCGGTTTCGGGGCTCTGCGGCGGCACCGGCACCACCTGCGGGGTCAGGAAGGGGTAGCGTGCGCGCAGCTGCGCCTCCAGGGCCTGCGGCGCGCCCTGTGGGTCGTGAATACGGATCTCCACCAGCCCGCTGCGCCGCGCGTGCGACAGCAGCCGGCTGACCTTGGGGCGTGAAAGCCCCAGCTCACGGGCGATGGCCCCGGTGGTCAGGCCCTGGTGGTAGTACAGCCGCGCCACGCGCACCGCCTGAACCTCCAGCGCATCGGTCATGCCCGGCAGCATACGGCAGCGGACCTCAGGGTGAACAGATGTTCACCAGCATTGACATTCTGTTCAGCCGGTGGTGTGATCGGGCTCTGTTCGCCTGTTGTCTCTCAGTGCTGTCACAGGAGCCGCATGACCCAGTTCATTCTTGCCCTCGACCAGGGCACGACCAGCAGCCGCGCCATCGTCTTTGACCACCAGGGCCAGATTCGCCACCTGGCCCAGAAGGAATTCACCCAGCACTTTCCCCGCCCCGGCTGGGTGGAGCACGACCCGCGCGAGATCTGGAGCACGCAGCTGGGCGTGGTGCAAGAAGCCCTGGCGGGCGCCGGGCTGCGCGCAGGCGACCTGGCCGCCATTGGCATCACCAACCAGCGCGAGACGGTGATCGTGTGGGACCGCGCCAGCGGCGAGCCCATCTATCCGGCCATCGTGTGGCAGGACCGCCGCACCGCCGCCGAATGCGAGGCCCTGCGCGCCGCTGGGCACGAGGACCTGATCCGCGAGAAGACGGGGCTGCTGCTGGACCCCTATTTCAGCGGCACCAAGCTGGCCTGGATTCTGGACCATGTGCCCGGCGCCCGCGTGCGGGCCGAGCGCGGCGAGCTGGCCTGCGGCACCGTGGACAGCTGGCTGCTGTACCACCTGACGGGCGGCGAATGCCACCTGACCGATGTCTCCAACGCCAGCCGCACCCTGCTGCTGAACATCCACACGGGCGAGTGGGACGACGAACTGCTGGCCCTGCTGCGCATTCCGCGCGCGCTGTTGCCCGGGGTGCGGCCCAGCAGCGAGGTCTACGGCGAGACGGCGCCGGGCCTGCTGGGCGCGCGGGTGAAGATTGCGGGCATGGCCGGCGACCAGCAGGCGGCCACCTTCGGGCAGGTGTGCCTGCGGCCCGGCATGGCCAAAAACACCTACGGCACCGGCTGTTTCATGCTCATGAACACGGGCCCGGGAGCGGTGCGCAGCCCCAGCCGCCTGCTGACCACCGTGGCCTGGGACCGGGGGCAGGGGCGCACCTACGCCCTGGAGGGGTCGGTGTTCGTGGCCGGCGCGGTGGTGCAGTGGCTGCGCGACGGCCTGGGCCTGATCCGCGACGCCGCCGAGATTGAAGCCCTGGCCACCGGGGTGCCGGACAGCGGCGGGGTGTATCTGGTGCCCGCCTTTGTGGGCCTGGGCGCCCCGTACTGGGATCCCTACGCGCGCGGCACGGTGGTGGGCCTCACACGCGGCACCACCCGCGCGCACCTGGCCCGCGCGGCGCTGGACAGTGTGGCGTTTCAGGCGGCCGACCTGCTGGGCGCCATGGTGCAGGACAGCGGCGTGACCCTGTCCGAATTGCGGGTGGACGGCGGGGCCAGCCGCAACAATCTGCTGATGCAGGCGCAGGCTGATCTGCTGGGCGTGACGGTCACGCGCCCCAGGGTGACCGAAACCACGGCGCTGGGCGCCGCCTTTCTGGCCGGGCTGGCGGTGGGCTACTGGCAGAGTGAAGCCGAACTGGAAGCCCTGTGGCAGGTGGACCGCTCCTTCGAGCCGGCCCTGGGCGCCGACGAGCGAGAGCGCCGCGTGCGTCAGTGGCGCCGCGCGGTGGAACGTAGCCGCGCCTGGGCCCAGGAGGACGAGGCATGACGGACGTGGTGACGGGCGCGGGCGCCCGCCGGGTGAACCTGCATGCGGCGCTGAATGAAGGCGTGTGGGACCTGCTGGTGATCGGGGGCGGCGCCTCGGGGCTGGGCACGGCGCTGGACGCCGCCACGCGCGGCTACCGGGTACTGCTGCTCGAAGCGCGCGACTACGCCCAGGGCACCAGCAGCCGCTCGACCAAGCTGGTGCACGGGGGCGTGCGCTATCTGGCACAGGGAAACGTGGCCCTGGTGCGCGAGGCGCTGTATGAACGCGGCCTCCTCAAGCGGAACGCGCCCCATCTGGTGCACGATCTGGGCTTTCTGATCGCCGCCTACCACTGGTGGGCCACGCCCTTTTACGGCATCGGGCTCAAGCTGTACGACCTGCTGGCCGGGCGCCTGAACCTGCGCGCCAGCCGCCCGGTGGGGGCCGCCGAGGCCCTGCGCGGCATTCCCACGCTGGTGCGCCCGGGCCTGAAGGGCGGCGTGCTCTACTTCGACGGGCAATTTGACGACGCCCGGCTGGCCATCACGCTGCTGCGCACCCTGCAGAACTTTGGCGGCGTGGCCCTGAACCACGCCCCCGTGCTGGGGCTGGTGCAGGAGGGCGGTCAGGTGCGGGGAGCCCGCTTTCGCGACGAGGAAACCGGGCAGACCCATGAAGTGCGCGCCCGCATGGTGGTCAACGCCACCGGGGTCTTCGTGGACGAGGTGCGGCGCCTGGAGCGCCCCGACGCCCCGGCGCTGCTCTCGCCCAGCCAGGGGGTGCATGTGGTGGTGCCCCGGCGCTTTCTGCCCGGCGGGCACGCCCTGATGGTGCCCCGCACCGATGATGGCCGGGTGCTGTTCGCCGTGCCCTGGCACGACCGCGTGGTGATCGGCACCACCGACACGCCGGTGCCCGGGGTGGGCGCCGAGCCGCGCGCCCTGCCCCAGGAAGTGGACTTTATTCTGGAGACCGCCGC
It encodes:
- the glpK gene encoding glycerol kinase GlpK, which produces MTQFILALDQGTTSSRAIVFDHQGQIRHLAQKEFTQHFPRPGWVEHDPREIWSTQLGVVQEALAGAGLRAGDLAAIGITNQRETVIVWDRASGEPIYPAIVWQDRRTAAECEALRAAGHEDLIREKTGLLLDPYFSGTKLAWILDHVPGARVRAERGELACGTVDSWLLYHLTGGECHLTDVSNASRTLLLNIHTGEWDDELLALLRIPRALLPGVRPSSEVYGETAPGLLGARVKIAGMAGDQQAATFGQVCLRPGMAKNTYGTGCFMLMNTGPGAVRSPSRLLTTVAWDRGQGRTYALEGSVFVAGAVVQWLRDGLGLIRDAAEIEALATGVPDSGGVYLVPAFVGLGAPYWDPYARGTVVGLTRGTTRAHLARAALDSVAFQAADLLGAMVQDSGVTLSELRVDGGASRNNLLMQAQADLLGVTVTRPRVTETTALGAAFLAGLAVGYWQSEAELEALWQVDRSFEPALGADERERRVRQWRRAVERSRAWAQEDEA
- a CDS encoding glycerol-3-phosphate dehydrogenase/oxidase; this translates as MTDVVTGAGARRVNLHAALNEGVWDLLVIGGGASGLGTALDAATRGYRVLLLEARDYAQGTSSRSTKLVHGGVRYLAQGNVALVREALYERGLLKRNAPHLVHDLGFLIAAYHWWATPFYGIGLKLYDLLAGRLNLRASRPVGAAEALRGIPTLVRPGLKGGVLYFDGQFDDARLAITLLRTLQNFGGVALNHAPVLGLVQEGGQVRGARFRDEETGQTHEVRARMVVNATGVFVDEVRRLERPDAPALLSPSQGVHVVVPRRFLPGGHALMVPRTDDGRVLFAVPWHDRVVIGTTDTPVPGVGAEPRALPQEVDFILETAARYLSPAPGRDDVLSVFAGLRPLVKSGGRGETKSLSRDHTLQLSEGGLLTLTGGKWTTYRHMAEDTVNRAAAHAGLPARLSLTRGLKLHGACAEPRPAPWQVYGTDAARVQALPGAEVKLHPDLPYVEAQVRWAARMEQARTVEDVLSRRLRALLLDARASLEAAPRVAELLAEELGQDHAWQAAQVGTYRALAQGYLLPSPSAS
- a CDS encoding HD-GYP domain-containing protein translates to MTGPAAYDHTPAGERAAQEMLHLTGLVLAARTLAAGVTPTLEKLVSDTAAVGSAYFQLESLDLAYRVRAATGEMPATAGMEAIAAHGLPVDTPLLQALRAGAPLFVDDTRASAVTAGFPELGVASVAAAPVRASDGRLLGAFLMHTLSPHCWQPAEVALFTLVSGTVAALSGRLAAEEDARQTREAALRALGLMLEARDGETHGHTDRVTRLALRAAQSLGWAGDHLEALRWGAYLHDIGKIAIPDAVLLKPGRLTDEEWATMRSHVEAGERFARALAFLPPVALNVIQDHHEHWSGRGYPAGKQAERISVEGRLFALCDVYDALTSERPYKRAWTHEAAVAELRAQAGQQFDPELVEVVIQAAEGAGPEDAGRALLN
- a CDS encoding sugar-binding transcriptional regulator, with product MTDALEVQAVRVARLYYHQGLTTGAIARELGLSRPKVSRLLSHARRSGLVEIRIHDPQGAPQALEAQLRARYPFLTPQVVPVPPQSPETAWLERVAVAAARRLEETLRPGQVLGLAWGTTVGAVSRALTPRPVPELQIVQLNGSASALDFHDGLVTDTMTRFARAFGARAWLFPVPTFFDDPTTRAAMWRERSVQHVLALQARADVLLYSVGSPAAQVPSHVYAAGALTAADRHELQAQGVAGDIATVFFRADGTSAGLPINARSSGPALTLIRRAPQSLCVVSGLGKVAALRAALAGGLLRTLIVDDRTAQALLQAPGEGVLKER